GATCAGCTAGATTACCAAGATAGTCAGAGAACTCACTTGAGCTTAATTGCAAGCCTTCACCAGATAAATGATATTTACCATCCTTGTAGAATTCGCTTGCAGCGGAATCGAGGGCCAATAAAACATCTTCGCCAGCTTGATAGCCCGCACCTTCAATTGCCTTCATGATGGTCTGTAAGCACTCATGATTGCTCTTAAAGTTAGGAGCAAAACCACCTTCATCACCGACCGTAGTTGGCATACCTTGCGAGCCTAGAATTTTCTTGAGTTCATGGAAAATTTCAGCGCCACAGCATAACGCGTCACGGAAATTTTCGGCCCCCACTGGCATCACCATAAATTCTTGAATATCTAAGCTGTTGTTGGCATGTGCACCGCCATTAACAATATTCATCATCGGTACTGGTAATTGCATGCCACCCGAACCGCCAAAGTAACGGTACAAAGGCAAACCTGCCTCTTCAGCAGCTGCTCTAGCAACAGCCATCGATACAGCTAAAGTTGCATTGGCACCCAAGCGTGCTTTGTTATGGGTGCCATCTAATTCAATGAGAGTGCGGTCTAAAAAAGCCTGTTCGCTTGCATCTAATCCCAAGATAGATTCAGCAATTTCAATATTGATGTTTTGAACTGCTTTAAGAACGCCTTTGCCTAGGTAGCGCGATTTATCACCATCACGCAATTCAATTGCTTCACGTGATCCTGTAGATGCACCAGATGGCACAGCTGCACGACCCATAACGCCTGACTCTAGCAAAACATCGCACTCAACCGTTGGGTTGCCGCGGGAATCCAAAACTTCTCTACCGATGATGTCAACAATGGCGCTCATGCACCTTCTCCTTAAAACAATTTGAAATGAGTTGAATTAAATTACTTAAAGCTATCTTCTAAAAATGTATCGCTTGATTTAATCACGCTGTCGACCGCAACCAATGACTCAAGCAAATCTTTCATACGGTCTAGTGGCACAGCATTAGGTCCGTCTGATAAGGCCTTTGCGGGATCGGGATGCGTCTCCATAAAAAGGCCGCTAATCC
The nucleotide sequence above comes from Polynucleobacter necessarius. Encoded proteins:
- the eno gene encoding phosphopyruvate hydratase, coding for MSAIVDIIGREVLDSRGNPTVECDVLLESGVMGRAAVPSGASTGSREAIELRDGDKSRYLGKGVLKAVQNINIEIAESILGLDASEQAFLDRTLIELDGTHNKARLGANATLAVSMAVARAAAEEAGLPLYRYFGGSGGMQLPVPMMNIVNGGAHANNSLDIQEFMVMPVGAENFRDALCCGAEIFHELKKILGSQGMPTTVGDEGGFAPNFKSNHECLQTIMKAIEGAGYQAGEDVLLALDSAASEFYKDGKYHLSGEGLQLSSSEFSDYLGNLADQFPIVSIEDGMHESDWDGWADITNKLGKKIQLVGDDLFVTNTRILKEGIEKGIANSILIKINQIGTLTETFAAIEMAKRANYTAVISHRSGETEDSAIADIAVGTNAGQIKTGSLSRSDRIAKYNQLLRIEEDLGDVATYPGKSVFYNLKR